The genomic region TACCTCATCTTCCAAAAACATATTATTTCAGGCATGAGCAACGGAGCAGTGAAGTAAGAAGAACTCATAGAATCTATAGTCTTTGACACAGAGGAAGGGTTCAGCTTGTTGATAATTCTATGTAGAAAACAAGAAAGTAGTACTTAGTTTATCACAGTCTATATTAGTACGAGTTTGATGATAAACAGAGATTTAATACTCAATGAAAATCAAAGAGCAAACTAGGAAGCTAGCCGCAGGTTGCTCAAAGCACAGCTTTGAGGTTGCAGATAAAGCTGACGTGATTTGAAGAGATTTTCGAAGAGTATAACATGAACTTGATTTACGAAGCCAAGTCATATAAGACTTGGCTTCAATTAGAAAAAGGAGAGTAATGATGCCAATTCAGAATAAAACCATGTTGATTACCTATTCAGATAGTCTGGGAAATAATCTTAAAGACTTATATGAGAATTTGGAAGAGTATTTTGGAGATGCTATTGGGGGAGTTCACCTTCTACCATTTTTCCCATCAACAGGTGATCGTGGATTTGCGCCAGTTGACTACGACGAAGTGGATTCAGCTTTTGGTGATTGGGAGGATGTTAAGCGTTTAGGTGAGAAATATTATCTTATGTTTGACTTTATGATTAATCATATTTCTCGTCAATCTAAGTATTATAAGGACTATCAAGAAAAACATGAAGCCAGTGAATTTAAAGATCTCTTTTTAAACTGGGATAAGTTTTGGCCAGAAAACCGTCCGACACAGTCTGATGTAGATTTAATTTACAAGCGTAAGGATCGTGCACCAAAGCAAGAGATTGTTTTTGAAGATGGGTCAGTCGAACATTTGTGGAATACCTTTGGTGAGGAGCAGATTGATCTTGATGTGACCAAAGAAGTAACTATGGAATTTATCCGTAAGACCATTCAGCACTTGGCAAGTAATGGGTGTGATTTGATTCGTCTAGACGCCTTTGCTTATGCAGTGAAGAAATTGGATACTAATGATTTCTTTGTAGAACCAGATATTTGGGATTTATTGGACAAAGTTCGAGATATCGCTGCTGAGTATGGGACAGAGCTCTTACCTGAGATTCATGAACATTATTCGATTCAGTTTAAAATAGCAGACCATGATTACTATGTTTATGATTTTGCTCTTCCAATGGTGACACTTTATACTCTTTACAGTTCCAGAACAGAGCGTTTGGCTAAGTGGTTAAAGATGAGCCCAATGAAGCAATTTACGACGCTAGACACCCATGATGGGATTGGAGTGGTGGATGTCAAGGATATCTTGACAGATGAGGAGATTGACTATGCTTCAAATGAACTCTATAAGGTTGGAGCTAATGTCAAACGTAAGTACTCCAGTGCCGAGTATAATAATTTAGATATCTACCAAATCAATTCAACCTATTATTCTGCGCTTGGAGATGATGATGTCAAGTATTTCCTTGCACGATTAATTCAAGCATTTGCTCCAGGTATTCCTCAAGTTTACTATGTAGGTCTATTAGCAGGCAAGAATGATTTGAAATTATTAGAAGAAACTAAAGTAGGTCGAAATATTAATCGTCATTACTATAGCAATGAGGAAATAGCAGAAGAAGTCCAACGTCCTGTAGTGAAGGCCCTTCTCAATCTATTTTCTTTCCGTAATCGATCAGTAGCATTTGATTTAGAAGGAACTATTGACGTTGAAACACCAACAGCCCACAGCATTGTAATCAAACGTCAAAATAAAGATAAGTCCGTAACAGCAGTAGCAGAAATTGATTTGCAAAATCAGACTTATCGAGTAATTGAGAACGGAATTGAAGTAACATTTTGAAGACTTGATATGGTTGATAAAATAGGGTTTTTATTTTAGAAAACGTTTCCTTTGTTTTCAAATTGCTAAAAAAGTGGTACAATAAAGGGTAGCTTACTATTATCTGAATCAACTGATTTGGAGAGAAAGGATTCATTTTGAAATCAATAGGCTTTATTGAAAAGCTGAAAGGGTTGTCTAGTAAAGAGCTGATTTTATTGGGAATTATCCTGAGTATCTTTTTACCCTTTTATCTTTTTGTAGTTGTATTCTGTTTATATATTATCAGTTTAATTTTCACAGGAGACATGAAAAGTATTCTTCAGAAAATGGGGGAGCATCCGATGCTACTTCTTTTTCTTGGCTATAGTACTGTTATATCCGTTTTTGCACAAAATTGGATGGGAGTTGTGGCCTCAGTAGGAATTTTTCTATTTACTGTTTTCTTTTTGCATTATCAGTCGATTTTATCACATAAATTCTTTCGATTGATTTTGCAGCTCGTCTTGTTTGGTAGCGTTTTGTCAGCTGCTTTTGCGAGTTTAGAACATTTCCAAATTGTGAAGAAATTCAACTATGCTTTTCTTTCACCTAACATGCAGGTGTGGCATCAGAATCGTGCAGAAGTGACCTTCTTTAATCCTAATTATTATGGAATTATTTGTTGTTTCTGTATCATGATTGCCTTCTATCTGTTTACAACGACCAAGTTGAATTGGTTGAAAGTATTCTGTGTGATTGCAGGCTTTGTGAATCTCTTTGGTTTGAACTTTACGCAAAATCGAACTGCCTTTCCTGCTATTATCGCTGGTGCCATTATCTATCTCTTTACGACCATTAAAAACTGGAAGGCCTTTTGGCTTAGTATTGGGGTCTTTGCGATTGGCTTGAGCTTCCTCTTTTCTAGTGATTTGGGAGTTCGGATGGGGACTTTAGACTCTTCTATGGAAGAACGCATTTCTATCTGGGATGCTGGGATGGCCTTGTTTAAGCAAAATCCTTTTTGGGGTGAAGGGCCATTGACCTACATGCACTCGTATCCTCGGATAAATGCTCCTTATCATGAACATGCTCACAGTCTTTATATTGATACGATTCTGAGTTACGGAATTGTAGGGACTATTTTACTAGTTTTGTCTTCTGTGGCTCCTGTTCGCTTGATGATGGATATGAGTCAGGAGTCGGGGAAACGCCCGATTATCGGTCTTTATCTATCTTTCCTTACAGTGGTTGCTGTGCACGGAATCTTTGACTTGGCCCTCTTCTGGATTCAGTCAGGTTTCATTTTCTTGCTAGTTATGTGCAGTGTTCCATTGGAGCATCGAACGTTGGTATCAGACATGACGGATTAAGTTTTATAAGATTGAAATCTTCTACCTTGGGTAGGAGATTTTTTTACTGGGAAAAATTATTTCTAAATCGAAATAGTTGACAGTTGGAACGATGAGTGTTACAATTGTTTTATTCGTTTCGATATGGAAATAAATTGGAGGTGTCATGAAAGATAGTCATTTGCTAGCTCATCATATTCGTTTGTTGAATGGGCGGCTTTTTCAAAAGTTACTGAGCCAAGATCCTGATGCTCTTTATCGGAGTGAACAGGGGAAGATTTTAGCGGTTTTATGGAATAGTGAAACTGGCTGCGCAACTGCGACAGATATTGCGCTTGCGACTGGGCTTGCTAATAATACTCTGACGACGATGATTAAAAAACTAGAGGAACAAAATCTTGTAACTATTAGTCCATGTGGAGAAGATAAGCGTAAGAAGTATTTGGTTTTAACAGAGTTGGGGCAGTCTCAGAAAGAAGTGGGGCATCGTGTCAGTCAGAAATTGGATACGATCTTTTATAAAGGATTCACCGAGGAAGAAATTCGTCAGTTTGAAGCCTTTCAAGAAAGAATTTTGGTTAATCTGAAAGAGGAGGAAAATGAGGTTTAAAATGGAGCAAATTAGCTGTTTATAAGTAAAGGCCACTTTTGACTTTGTTTTCCAACTCTTAGGACAAGGAAACTATGTGGTTAGCTATGGTCAGAATCAGATTGGTGGAGTTGCCTATGCCCAGTACGATAGCTTCCGACTAGAAAACGGGAAAATTGTGGAGCATTGGGATAATAAGGAAGTTATGCCTAAGGTAGAAGACTTGACCAATCGAGGAAAGTTTTAAAATGAGGACAAAGAATGATTGAATACAAAAATGTAGTCTTGCGCTACACAGAAAAAGATGTTTTGAGAGATGTTAATTTACGGATTAAGAATGGGGAGTTTATGGTTTTAGTTGGACCTTCTGGGTCAGGTAAGACGACCATGATCAAGATGATTAACCGTCTTTTGGAACCGACTGATGGAAATATTTATATGGATGGTAAACGCATCAAAGACTATGATGAGCGTGAACTTCGTCTTTCTACTGGTTATGTTTTACAGGCTATTGCTCTGTTTCCCAATTTAACAGTTGCGGAAAATATTGCCCTGATTCCTGAGATGAAGGGCTGGACTAAGGAAGAAATTGCTCAGAAAACAGAAGAGCTTTTGGCTAAGGTTGGTTTACCAGTGGCTGAGTATGGACATCGACTTCCTAATGAATTATCTGGTGGAGAACAGCAGCGTGTTGGAATTGTACGGGCTATGATTGGTCAGCCTAAGATTCTCCTCATGGATGAACCTTTTTCGGCTCTTGATGCTATTTCTCGCAAACAGTTGCAGGTTCTGACTAAAGAATTGCATAAAGAGTTTGGGATGACAACGATTTTTGTGACCCATGATACGGATGAAGCTTTGAAATTGGCGGACCGTATTGCTGTCTTGCAGGATGGAGAGATTCGTCAGGTGGCGAATCCCGAGACGATTTTAAAAGCTCCTGCAACAGATTTTGTAGCAGACTTGTTTGGAGGTAGTGTTCATGACTAATTTAATTGCAACTTTTCAGGATCGTTTTAGTGATTGGTTGACAGCTCTATCTCAACATTTGCAGTTGTCACTTTTGACCTTGTTGCTGGCCATCTTTATAGCGATTCCCTTGGCTGTTTATCTTCGCTATCATGAGAAGTTGGCGGATTGGGTTTTGCAGATTGCAGGGATTTTCCAGACCATCCCGTCTCTGGCCTTGTTAGGACTCTTTATCCCCTTGATGGGAATTGGGACCTTGCCTGCTTTGACAGCTCTAGTGATTTATGCGATTTTTCCGATTTTGCAAAATACCATCACTGGGCTAAAGGGAATTGATCCGAGTCTGCAAGAGGCTGGAATTGCCTTTGGGATGACTAGGTGGGAGCGACTCAAGAAGTTTGAAATTCCACTTGCCATGCCTGTTATGATGTCTGGGATTAGGACGGCAGCTGTCTTAATTATCGGTACGGCAACCTTGGCGGCCTTGATTGGTGCAGGGGGGCTGGGTTCCTTTATCCTTTTGGGAATTGACCGTAATAATGCCAGTCTGATTTTGATCGGGGCACTTTCTTCTGCAGTGCTTGCTATTGCCTTTAACTTCCTACTAAAAGTGATGGAAAAAGCAAAATTGCGGACGATTTTTTCTGGTTTTGCCTTGGTGACCATATTACTCGGTTTGTCTTATAGTCCAGCCCTCTTAGCTCAAAAAGAGAAAGAGAACTTGATCATTGCTGGGAAATTGGGTCCAGAACCAGAAATTTTGGCCAATATGTATAAGTTGCTAATTGAAGAAAATACCAGTATGACTGCGACTGTTAAACCGAATTTTGGGAAAACAAGCTTCCTCTATGAAGCTCTGAAAAAAGGTGATATTGATATTTATCCTGAATTTACCGGTACGGTGACTGAAAGTTTACTTCAGCCATCACCTAAAGTGAGTCATGAGCCAGAGCAGGTTTATCAGGTGGCGCGTGATGGTATTGCCAAACAGGATCATCTAGCCTATCTCAAACCAATGTCTTATCAAAATACCTATGCTGTAGCTGTTCCGAAAAAAATTGCTCAAGAATATGGCTTGAAGACCATTTCGGACTTGAAAAAAGTGGAAGGGCAGCTGAAGGCAGGCTTTACACTTGAGTTTAACGACCGTGAAGATGGAAATAAGGGCTTGCAGTCAATGTATGGTCTCAATCTCAATGTAGCGACTATGGAGCCAGCTCTTCGTTATCAGGCAATTCAGTCAGGTGACATTCAAATCACGGATGCCTATTCGACTGATGCAGAATTGGCACGTTATGATTTACAGGTCTTAGAAGATGACAAACAACTCTTCCCACCTTATCAAGGAGCTCCACTGATGAAAGAAGCTCTTCTCAAGAAACATCCAGAGTTGGAAACAGTTCTCAATAAACTGGCTGGTAAAATTACTGAAAGCCAGATGAGCCAGCTCAACTACCAAGTCGGTGTTGAAGGCAAGTCAGCAGAGCAAGTAGCCAAGGAGTTTCTACAAGAACAAGGTTTGTTGAAGAAATAGCCTGAAAAGCTAAACTCAACTTGGTTAAACGACAATATAGAAGAACGCTCAGACAATGTCGTCTGGGCTTTTTTGATTATTGAAAAGATAAAAAACTCAGTAGCCTAGAAATAAGGCAACCGAGCTTTAATCTGTATTCAATTTTTAGGAATGAGAAGGTCTAGATAAAACTGCACAACTTCTTGGTCTGTAAAGTCTTGTCCTTTTTTGAGCCACCAGGTCAATGTCTCGATAAAGTTGGACACGACTAAGTGTTGGAGGTAAGAAGCAGGCAGACTTGGGTGTGCTTCTTTAAACTCATCAGTTAGCATGGGATAGACGTGGTGCTCCAGCTCTCTCCGGAGTTGACGGAGGAAGTAGTCATTCTTGGAGAATAGTAAACTGGTGATATGGTCTTGGTTTTTCTGAAAATGGAGAAAGAGGTGGGCGAGGTAGTCCTCAGTTGAAATGGGTTGCTCTCTTTCAAAGAGATGATGGAAGAGGTGGCGGCAAAGCGCGTCCAGAAGTAGTTCCTTACTCTCATAGTGACAGTAAAAGGTGGATCGTCCCACATCTGCGAGATCAATGATATCCTGAACTGTAGTGGCTTCGTAACCCTTATCGTTTAAAAGTTGTAGAAAAGCTTGATAGATGGCTTTTTTTGTTTTGCTGATACGGCGGTCAATGGTAGTCATATGGACACTTGAGGCAAATTGTTCAGAAATGAATAAAGCTGACGTTTTGCTTCTATCCTTTCTTTGAGTTTTAGTGGATAATGATAATGAACAAGGTATTCATAAATCTATTATAACAAAGGAATGAGAAAGATGAAGGCAAAATATACTGTTTGGGTAGCTTTTTTCTTAAATTTAAGCTATGCTATTGTTGAGTTTATCGCAGGAGGAATCTTCGGTTCAAGTGCTGTTCTTGCTGATTCTATCCATGACTTGGGAGATGCTATAGCAATCGGCATATCGGCCTTTTTAGAAACAATCTCAAATAGAGAAGAAGATAGGCAATACACCTTGGGTTACAAGCGATTTAGTCTTTTAGGGGCCCTAGTGACTGCTGTGATTCTTATCACAGGATCCATTCTAGTGATCTTGGAAAATATAACTAAACTTTTGAATCCACAGCCCGTTAATGACGAAGGCGTCCTCTGGCTAGGAATCATTGCAGTCAGTATCAATGTGCTAGCTAGTCTAGTAGTTCGTAAGGGAAAGACAAAGAACGAGTCAATTCTGAGCCTGCACTTTTTGGAAGATACTCTAGGTTGGTTGGCTGTCATTCTAATGGCGATTATCCTCCGATTTACAGATTGGTATATCCTTGATCCGCTCTTATCGCTTGTCATTTCCATCTTCATTCTAACAAAAGCTATTCCTCGATTTTGGAGCGCACTCAAGATTTTCCTGGATGCTGTGCCAGAAGGACTAGAGACAGGTGATTTGGAGAAGGATTTGGAGGCTCTGACCAATGTCAAAAGTGTCAATCAACTTAGCATTTGGTCCATGGATGGTCTAGAAAATAATGCTATTATCCATATCTGTTTAGAGGATTGGGAGGAGATGACGGAAACAAAGAATCAAGTACGTCAGCTCTTAGAAGAAAGAGGTGTGCAGAATATTACTATCGAAGTGGACACCAGTCAAAGCAATCATGCGCAACATAAGCGAAAGGTAACAGCCTTAGGGCAATCCCATGGGCATCAACACTAGAAAAAGCGGCTGAGACAAAACTCAATTTCAAGAGAAAATGAAGTAAATCTTCATACAAAAAAACGTATAGTATCAAGGGTTTTCAATGTCTGATACTATGCGCTTT from Streptococcus mitis NCTC 12261 harbors:
- the gtfA gene encoding sucrose phosphorylase, with protein sequence MPIQNKTMLITYSDSLGNNLKDLYENLEEYFGDAIGGVHLLPFFPSTGDRGFAPVDYDEVDSAFGDWEDVKRLGEKYYLMFDFMINHISRQSKYYKDYQEKHEASEFKDLFLNWDKFWPENRPTQSDVDLIYKRKDRAPKQEIVFEDGSVEHLWNTFGEEQIDLDVTKEVTMEFIRKTIQHLASNGCDLIRLDAFAYAVKKLDTNDFFVEPDIWDLLDKVRDIAAEYGTELLPEIHEHYSIQFKIADHDYYVYDFALPMVTLYTLYSSRTERLAKWLKMSPMKQFTTLDTHDGIGVVDVKDILTDEEIDYASNELYKVGANVKRKYSSAEYNNLDIYQINSTYYSALGDDDVKYFLARLIQAFAPGIPQVYYVGLLAGKNDLKLLEETKVGRNINRHYYSNEEIAEEVQRPVVKALLNLFSFRNRSVAFDLEGTIDVETPTAHSIVIKRQNKDKSVTAVAEIDLQNQTYRVIENGIEVTF
- a CDS encoding O-antigen ligase family protein, whose protein sequence is MKSIGFIEKLKGLSSKELILLGIILSIFLPFYLFVVVFCLYIISLIFTGDMKSILQKMGEHPMLLLFLGYSTVISVFAQNWMGVVASVGIFLFTVFFLHYQSILSHKFFRLILQLVLFGSVLSAAFASLEHFQIVKKFNYAFLSPNMQVWHQNRAEVTFFNPNYYGIICCFCIMIAFYLFTTTKLNWLKVFCVIAGFVNLFGLNFTQNRTAFPAIIAGAIIYLFTTIKNWKAFWLSIGVFAIGLSFLFSSDLGVRMGTLDSSMEERISIWDAGMALFKQNPFWGEGPLTYMHSYPRINAPYHEHAHSLYIDTILSYGIVGTILLVLSSVAPVRLMMDMSQESGKRPIIGLYLSFLTVVAVHGIFDLALFWIQSGFIFLLVMCSVPLEHRTLVSDMTD
- a CDS encoding MarR family winged helix-turn-helix transcriptional regulator, whose amino-acid sequence is MKDSHLLAHHIRLLNGRLFQKLLSQDPDALYRSEQGKILAVLWNSETGCATATDIALATGLANNTLTTMIKKLEEQNLVTISPCGEDKRKKYLVLTELGQSQKEVGHRVSQKLDTIFYKGFTEEEIRQFEAFQERILVNLKEEENEV
- a CDS encoding ABC transporter ATP-binding protein; this encodes MIEYKNVVLRYTEKDVLRDVNLRIKNGEFMVLVGPSGSGKTTMIKMINRLLEPTDGNIYMDGKRIKDYDERELRLSTGYVLQAIALFPNLTVAENIALIPEMKGWTKEEIAQKTEELLAKVGLPVAEYGHRLPNELSGGEQQRVGIVRAMIGQPKILLMDEPFSALDAISRKQLQVLTKELHKEFGMTTIFVTHDTDEALKLADRIAVLQDGEIRQVANPETILKAPATDFVADLFGGSVHD
- a CDS encoding ABC transporter permease/substrate-binding protein; the protein is MTNLIATFQDRFSDWLTALSQHLQLSLLTLLLAIFIAIPLAVYLRYHEKLADWVLQIAGIFQTIPSLALLGLFIPLMGIGTLPALTALVIYAIFPILQNTITGLKGIDPSLQEAGIAFGMTRWERLKKFEIPLAMPVMMSGIRTAAVLIIGTATLAALIGAGGLGSFILLGIDRNNASLILIGALSSAVLAIAFNFLLKVMEKAKLRTIFSGFALVTILLGLSYSPALLAQKEKENLIIAGKLGPEPEILANMYKLLIEENTSMTATVKPNFGKTSFLYEALKKGDIDIYPEFTGTVTESLLQPSPKVSHEPEQVYQVARDGIAKQDHLAYLKPMSYQNTYAVAVPKKIAQEYGLKTISDLKKVEGQLKAGFTLEFNDREDGNKGLQSMYGLNLNVATMEPALRYQAIQSGDIQITDAYSTDAELARYDLQVLEDDKQLFPPYQGAPLMKEALLKKHPELETVLNKLAGKITESQMSQLNYQVGVEGKSAEQVAKEFLQEQGLLKK
- a CDS encoding TetR/AcrR family transcriptional regulator — translated: MTTIDRRISKTKKAIYQAFLQLLNDKGYEATTVQDIIDLADVGRSTFYCHYESKELLLDALCRHLFHHLFEREQPISTEDYLAHLFLHFQKNQDHITSLLFSKNDYFLRQLRRELEHHVYPMLTDEFKEAHPSLPASYLQHLVVSNFIETLTWWLKKGQDFTDQEVVQFYLDLLIPKN
- a CDS encoding cation diffusion facilitator family transporter; translated protein: MKAKYTVWVAFFLNLSYAIVEFIAGGIFGSSAVLADSIHDLGDAIAIGISAFLETISNREEDRQYTLGYKRFSLLGALVTAVILITGSILVILENITKLLNPQPVNDEGVLWLGIIAVSINVLASLVVRKGKTKNESILSLHFLEDTLGWLAVILMAIILRFTDWYILDPLLSLVISIFILTKAIPRFWSALKIFLDAVPEGLETGDLEKDLEALTNVKSVNQLSIWSMDGLENNAIIHICLEDWEEMTETKNQVRQLLEERGVQNITIEVDTSQSNHAQHKRKVTALGQSHGHQH